In the Paenibacillus sp. FSL R7-0337 genome, TATGTCCGGCGGTCCTTTTGTAGCGGGATGGATGAGTGCGGCTTATGGTCTGCGAGGAGGCTTCTGGCTGGGCGCCATGGCAGCGGTGCTTGCAGCGGTACTGTCCTGGTTCTGGATCAGGGAGGCCGGAGCCGCAGGCGGGCGGAGCAAGAAAGAGCGGCAGTTGCAGGGCCGGTGATGTGAGGTTATTGGTTTTTTGCCGGAAAGGGTAATATAATAGAGTGCAGATAGGATGCTAGGAGGAGGGGCCGGAAGGATGGTCAAGGTGGTATTGCTGTGGTTCGCGCTGATCAACATTATCGGGTATGTAGTAATGTCGGAAGACAAGAACAAGGCCCGGAAGAGACGGGATCGGGTGCCGGAGAAAACATTGTTTCTGCTGGCGTTCATGGGCGGTGCGCTGGGTGTGCTGATTGCCATGTACCGCAAGCGCCACAAGACAAGGCATACTTCCTTCAGACTCGGAATTCCGCTGCTGCTGCTGCTGAATATGGTGCTGTATGGGTATTTTTTGAGGTAAGCCCTTTGCAAGGCTTGGTAATGATGTAAATAATAGAAAGAGGTGGCGTAAATGTTATTCTCTAAAATTCTGCTTGCCTATGACGGTTCAAAGGCTTCGAATCAGGCTCTGGAACGGGCGATCGAGCTGGCTAAGGTAACTCCAGGGTCCTCCCTGTACGTCGTACACGCATTTGAATTCCCCCGGTTCTTCATCGGGGAAGCTCTCGCGCCTCTGCCGGCATCGGTGAACAAGGATTATTATGATCTCGCGGTCCAGACTACGGAAGAAGTGAAAAGCCGCCTGGAAGCCGAAGGTCTGAATGCTACGGTAGAATTGCTGCAGGGATCGCCTGCGGAAATTATTCTGAATTATGCCAAGGAGCAGGATGCAGATGTGATCGTAATCGGCAGCCGGGGGCTGGGCGGTATCCGGGAATTCGTTCTGGGCAGCGTCAGCCATAATGTGGTGCAAAGTGCGCGCATTCCGGTGCTGGTTGTTAAATAATAGGAACTTTAGTAGAGGAACGCTGCGGCGTTCCCCTTTTTTTAGGCGGATTAGCGGGAATAAGATTTTCATTTATGCCCAAAAGCGAACAATTTGCAGACATGATATGACAATGTTCGTGTTTAAGTTGACATGATGTGTAGGGCGTTGTTAAACTGAATCTATGAAGAGCTCGTATAAAACCGGGGATAGGGCCCGGAAGTTTCTACCCGGTAACCGTAAATTGCCGGACTACGAGGAAATAGGATAACTGGAACGATAGCAGCTAGCCTCCCCGCAGACCGGGGCGGTGTTCCTGCATTCTCCTGCCTGTTAGAACGGGGAGAGTGCGGCTGCCAGGCGGTTATCACCTGATTCCTTTAGTAGTCCGGGTCCACCCGCAGCAGAATGCGTCTGGAGTCCGGGCTATTTTTCACGGTTCATGCGGGAATTGGCAGGAAACGGGACACACTGAAATCAGAGAAATCTCTATAACGGAAATGGAAGGCTGGGTGAACGATGTCTGTGCAAGTTGGTGTCATTATGGGCAGCAAATCGGACTATGAAACGATGCAGCATACCTGTGAAGTGCTGGAGGAGCTGGATATAGCTTATGAGAAAAAGGTTGTCTCTGCACACCGCACACCGGATCTGATGTTCCGTTATGCCGAGGAGGCGGCGGAGCGCGGCCTGCGGGTCATTATCGCCGGAGCGGGCGGTGCGGCGCATCTGCCGGGTATGGTGGCTGCGAAGACCACGCTGCCGGTCATCGGTGTACCTGTGCAGTCGAAGGCCTTGAACGGCATGGATTCGCTGCTGTCGATTGTGCAGATGCCTGCGGGCATCCCGGTAGCGACAGTAGCCATCGGCCGCGCCGGAGCTATCAATGCGGGGCTGCTGGCGGCGCAGATCATCGGCGCCTTCGAGCCGGAGGTAGCGCAGCGGGTGCAGCTGCGGCGCGAGGCGACCCAGCGCGAGGTGTTGGAAAGCAGCGAGAGCCTATGAGCCCGGAGGAGCTGAAAGCCGGACGGCTGGAGGGTGGCGCGGAGCAGGCTAAGGCTGGGCGAGGGATGAAGGCTGAAGGCGAAGCGGAAGGTGCCAGTGCCGGGGCGGTAAAGGCTGAAGGCAGAGCGGAAGCTGCCGGGGCTGAGGCACAGCGGGAAGAGACCGGGGCGCAGCCGCCACGGACGCTGCTGCCCGGCGCAACGATCGGCGTGCTCGGCGGCGGGCAGCTCGGGCGCATGATGGCGCTGTCCGGCAGCGCCATGGGCTACCGCTTCGTGGCGCTGGACCCAGCAAAGGATGCGCCGTGCGGACAGGTGACGCCGCAGATCACTGCGGCTTATAACGACCGGGACGCCGCGCGCGAGCTGGCACGGCGCTCGGACGTCATCACGTACGAGTTCGAGAACGTTGACGCGGGCGTAGCCGCGCTGCTGACGGAGGAATCGTACGTGCCGCAGGGCAGCGCGCTGCTGTATACGACACAGCACCGGCTGCGCGAGAAGGCGGCAATCGAGTCGGCGGGCGTGCCCGTTGCCCCGTACCGCAAGGTCGGCAGCCTGGCGGAGCTGGAAGCGGCGGCTGCCGACCTGGGCCTGCCCTGTGTGCTGAAGACAGCCACAGGGGGGTACGACGGCAAGGGACAAGCCGTCATCCGCAGGCCGGAAGAGCTGGCTGCAGCGTTACATCAGGTCGCGCCGGGGGTGCAAGCAGATATACCGGAGCTGGTGCTGGAGAAATTCATCACTTTTAAATGTGAGATTTCGGTCATCGCGGCCCGGAGCGCCTCGGGGGAGGTCAAGAGCTTCCCGCCTGCCGAGAACATTCATGTGGATAACATCCTGCATCTCTCGATTGTACCTGCGCGGGTGCCGGAGGAGATTCAACAGCGGGCCTGTGAGCTGGCCGAGCGGATTGTCTCCGGCATGGAGGCGGTCGGACTGCTGGCGGTTGAGATGTTCGTGACGGAGGATGGAGAACTGTTCGTCAATGAGCTGGCGCCGCGGCCGCATAATTCCGGCCATTACACGATGGATGCCTGCGTGACCTCGCAGTTCGAGCAGCATGTGCGGGCCATCTGTAATCTGCCGCTGGGCGATACCTCGCTGCTTACTCCTGTGGTGATGGTGAATGTACTCGGCCAGCATCTGGAAGGAGCCGTTCGGGCAGCCTGCCGTGCGAATGAAGAAGTGAGCAGGCTTGGAGTATCACCCAAGCTTCATATATATGGCAAGACCGAGAGCACAACCGGCCGCAAAATGGGCCATATTAACCTGCTCTGCAAGGATACCGGTGACGGATTGTCCTGGGTAGAGCAAACTAACCTTTGGAGGAACTGACAAGCTATGATTGAACGTTACAGCAGACCTGAGATGCGGGCCATTTGGACCGAAGAGAATAAATTCAACGCGTGGCTGGAGGTTGAGATTTGCGCCTGTGAAGCGTGGGCCGAGCTGGGAGTGATCCCGCATGAGGATGCCGCGAAGCTGCGCAAGGATGCCAAATTCGATATCGCGCGGATTGATGAGATTGAGCTGGAGACGCGCCATGATGTGATTGCTTTTACCCGTGCGGTATCCGAGAGTCTGGGAGCAGAGCGCAAATGGGTGCATTACGGACTAACCTCGACAGATGTGGTCGATACGGCGCTGGGTTATCTGCTGCGTCAGGCCAACGAGATTCTGGAGCAGGATATTATCCGGTTCATTGAGATTCTAAAAGACAAAGCTATCGCCTACAAGGATACCCCGATGATGGGCCGTACCCATGGCGTACATGCAGAGCCCACAACATTCGGCCTGAAGATGGCACTGTGGTATGAGGAAATGAAGCGGAACCTGGAGCGCTTCCGTCATGCGGCGGACGGCGTGCAATTCGGCAAAATCTCCGGGGCGGTCGGTACTTATGCCAACATCGACCCGTTCGTTGAAGAATTCGTCTGCCGTAAGCTGGGCACCAGCCCGGCTCCGATCTCCACGCAGACCTTGCAGCGTGACCGTCATGCAGAGTATATGGCGGCGCTGGCGCTGGTTGCCACTTCCCTGGACAAGTTCGCTACCGAGATCCGCGCTTTGCAGAAGAGTGAGATCCGCGAGGTGGAGGAGGCTTTTGCCAAGGGTCAAAAGGGTTCGTCCGCGATGCCGCACAAGCGCAACCCGATCGGCTGCGAGAACATCTCTGGCCTGTCGCGTGTCATCCGCGGCCATATGATGACAGCTTACGAGAACGTGCCGCTGTGGCATGAACGTGATATTTCGCATTCTTCCGTAGAACGGATCATCCTGCCGGATGCGACCATGCTGCTGAACTACATGCTGAACCGCTTCGGCAACATCGTGAAGAACCTGACTGTATTCCCTGAAAATATGAAGCGCAACATGAACCGTACCTTCGGGGTTCCGTTCTCCGGCCGCATCCTGACCAAACTGATCGACAAGGGCTTCAGCCGCGAGCAGGCGTACGACACCGTGCAGCCGCGTGCGATGCAGGCCTGGGAGGAACAGACCCAGTTCCGTGACATCGTGGAAGCCACCCCAGAAATCACAGCCGTGCTTAGCGCGGAGGAGATCGAGGATGCGTTCAACCCTTCCTGGCATCTCAAGCATGTGGACACCATCTTCCGCAAGCTGGAACTGATCTAATTTATAAAAAAGGTAAGTCAGTGGTGAAGGGATGAGCTGGAGAAGATATGGCGGAGCGGTGGGAAGTTGTGGTTCTGGAGTGTAAGCGACAGGGGCACACGATTAGACATTGGGGTTAAAGGAGGAACGGAGAGGAATTTTGGAACTGGAAGAAGCGTTAGCGTTCGCCTTTATCCTCGGATTTCTACCGCGATCAGCGGTCCAAAATCAGGAAATCTGAGGATAACAGCGATCGGAAGTCCAAAACTTCCCGCAGTGACCCTATTAACCCGAAGGAGTAATTCAGTCCGTTTAAGCGAAGCGACGGAATCTCAGCGCCCCAGTCGCTTTTAGCCCAAATATATGCAAGATCATTTGTTCAAGGGAGGAAAGGTCATGACACACCTAGCCGTATCCACTGCCGTGGAACTAGTAAATGCGCCGCTGCTCTACAAAGGCAAGGTTCGTGAGCTGTATGATTTGGGGGATGAGATACTGATCGTGGTGACAGACCGGATCTCTGCATTCGACTATGTGCTGGACCCGGCGGTTCCAGACAAGGGCAATGTACTGAACCGGCTCAGCGCCTTCTGGTTCGGCCAGACCCGGGAGCTGATCGAGAACCATGTGGTGCATATCGAGGTGGACAAGCTCGGAGATATTGTGAAGGACCGTGAAGCGCTGAAGAACCGGATCATGGTCGTACGCAAAGCCGAGCGGATTGACATCGAATGCGTCGTGCGCGGCTGCATTACAGGCGGCGGCTGGCGGCAGTACCAGGAGACCGGTCAAGTCAACGGCATTGAGCTGCCCAAGGGACTGCGGAAAAATGCGGTGCTGGCGGAGCCGATTTTCACACCTGCGGCTAAGAATGATGTTGGTCACGATGAAGACATTCCGTTCGGGCAGATGCAGGAGCAGATCGGCGCAGAGCTTGCGCTGGAGCTGAAGGAGAAGAGCCTGAAGCTGTTCGCTTTTGCCAGAGCTTATTGTGAAGAACGCGGTATCATCCTCGCCGATTGCAAATTCGAGTTCGGACTGCTGGATGGTAAGGTGATTCTGATCGATGAGATCTTCACGCCGGATGCTTCCCGCTTCTGGGCCAAGGACAAATATGCACTGGATATCGAGATCGACAGCATGGATAAGGAGCCGGTTCGCACGTACCTGTCAGCCTCCTCCTGGGACAAAAACAGTACGCCGGACCCGTTGCCGGCTGAGGTAGTCGAGGAGACGTCGCGCCGGTACCTGGATATTTATCACCGTCTTACCGGGAAGTCGTTGTAGGATGGCGTAAAATGCAGATTTTCATAGAAATAGCTGTACGAAATACAACTAAAGCTAATTTTGCAGGGAATATTGAGAATATAGTTGTACATTATGCAGTTAAGCAAGCTGCCAGTAAGCCTAATTCAGTTCATTAAATTCTAGGAGGAACTACAAGCGTATGTTAAAAGCGACAGTCTACGTCACCATTAAGAAAAGCGTGCTCGACCCTCAGGGAGTTGCCGTGCAGGGTGCCCTGCATTCCGTTGGATTCCAGGAAGTTGAAAGTCTGCGGATCGGCAAGTATATGGAGCTGACCCTCGATACGGATAACCGCGCAGAAGCGGAAGGACGCCTGAAGGAAATGTGCGAGAAGCTGCTGGCCAACACGGTGATCGAGGATTACCGCTACGAATTGGAGGACTAAACGTCATGAAATTTGCTGTA is a window encoding:
- the purB gene encoding adenylosuccinate lyase; protein product: MIERYSRPEMRAIWTEENKFNAWLEVEICACEAWAELGVIPHEDAAKLRKDAKFDIARIDEIELETRHDVIAFTRAVSESLGAERKWVHYGLTSTDVVDTALGYLLRQANEILEQDIIRFIEILKDKAIAYKDTPMMGRTHGVHAEPTTFGLKMALWYEEMKRNLERFRHAADGVQFGKISGAVGTYANIDPFVEEFVCRKLGTSPAPISTQTLQRDRHAEYMAALALVATSLDKFATEIRALQKSEIREVEEAFAKGQKGSSAMPHKRNPIGCENISGLSRVIRGHMMTAYENVPLWHERDISHSSVERIILPDATMLLNYMLNRFGNIVKNLTVFPENMKRNMNRTFGVPFSGRILTKLIDKGFSREQAYDTVQPRAMQAWEEQTQFRDIVEATPEITAVLSAEEIEDAFNPSWHLKHVDTIFRKLELI
- a CDS encoding DUF1294 domain-containing protein, whose translation is MVKVVLLWFALINIIGYVVMSEDKNKARKRRDRVPEKTLFLLAFMGGALGVLIAMYRKRHKTRHTSFRLGIPLLLLLNMVLYGYFLR
- the purS gene encoding phosphoribosylformylglycinamidine synthase subunit PurS, whose amino-acid sequence is MLKATVYVTIKKSVLDPQGVAVQGALHSVGFQEVESLRIGKYMELTLDTDNRAEAEGRLKEMCEKLLANTVIEDYRYELED
- a CDS encoding universal stress protein; its protein translation is MLFSKILLAYDGSKASNQALERAIELAKVTPGSSLYVVHAFEFPRFFIGEALAPLPASVNKDYYDLAVQTTEEVKSRLEAEGLNATVELLQGSPAEIILNYAKEQDADVIVIGSRGLGGIREFVLGSVSHNVVQSARIPVLVVK
- a CDS encoding phosphoribosylaminoimidazolesuccinocarboxamide synthase, whose product is MTHLAVSTAVELVNAPLLYKGKVRELYDLGDEILIVVTDRISAFDYVLDPAVPDKGNVLNRLSAFWFGQTRELIENHVVHIEVDKLGDIVKDREALKNRIMVVRKAERIDIECVVRGCITGGGWRQYQETGQVNGIELPKGLRKNAVLAEPIFTPAAKNDVGHDEDIPFGQMQEQIGAELALELKEKSLKLFAFARAYCEERGIILADCKFEFGLLDGKVILIDEIFTPDASRFWAKDKYALDIEIDSMDKEPVRTYLSASSWDKNSTPDPLPAEVVEETSRRYLDIYHRLTGKSL
- the purK gene encoding 5-(carboxyamino)imidazole ribonucleotide synthase; the encoded protein is MSPEELKAGRLEGGAEQAKAGRGMKAEGEAEGASAGAVKAEGRAEAAGAEAQREETGAQPPRTLLPGATIGVLGGGQLGRMMALSGSAMGYRFVALDPAKDAPCGQVTPQITAAYNDRDAARELARRSDVITYEFENVDAGVAALLTEESYVPQGSALLYTTQHRLREKAAIESAGVPVAPYRKVGSLAELEAAAADLGLPCVLKTATGGYDGKGQAVIRRPEELAAALHQVAPGVQADIPELVLEKFITFKCEISVIAARSASGEVKSFPPAENIHVDNILHLSIVPARVPEEIQQRACELAERIVSGMEAVGLLAVEMFVTEDGELFVNELAPRPHNSGHYTMDACVTSQFEQHVRAICNLPLGDTSLLTPVVMVNVLGQHLEGAVRAACRANEEVSRLGVSPKLHIYGKTESTTGRKMGHINLLCKDTGDGLSWVEQTNLWRN
- the purE gene encoding 5-(carboxyamino)imidazole ribonucleotide mutase, whose product is MSVQVGVIMGSKSDYETMQHTCEVLEELDIAYEKKVVSAHRTPDLMFRYAEEAAERGLRVIIAGAGGAAHLPGMVAAKTTLPVIGVPVQSKALNGMDSLLSIVQMPAGIPVATVAIGRAGAINAGLLAAQIIGAFEPEVAQRVQLRREATQREVLESSESL